In one Rhodothermales bacterium genomic region, the following are encoded:
- a CDS encoding cyclic nucleotide-binding domain-containing protein, with protein MKVVSTIEDSLKEIQVLEAMTPDQLEFLAGCTKHVHFKKGDYLTRERSEATEFFAIRDGAVALEMGVGNRTFIFHTVGKGRIVGWSWLIPPFRSQFDARALTDIAAIRFDAVCVRQKCDKDASFGYEIMKRFSQVMAERLIATQMTLVDIYR; from the coding sequence ATGAAAGTCGTAAGCACCATAGAGGACAGCCTCAAGGAAATCCAGGTACTCGAGGCGATGACGCCTGACCAGCTCGAGTTCCTGGCAGGATGCACAAAGCATGTCCATTTCAAGAAGGGCGACTACCTGACGAGGGAGCGCTCGGAAGCGACGGAGTTCTTCGCCATTCGTGATGGGGCTGTCGCGCTCGAGATGGGTGTCGGAAATCGCACCTTCATCTTCCATACGGTGGGGAAGGGGCGCATCGTTGGATGGTCCTGGCTTATCCCCCCGTTCAGATCCCAGTTTGACGCCCGGGCTCTCACGGACATCGCGGCAATACGATTCGACGCCGTGTGTGTCCGACAGAAATGTGACAAGGATGCGTCGTTCGGCTACGAGATCATGAAACGGTTCTCGCAGGTAATGGCCGAGCGGCTCATTGCGACGCA
- a CDS encoding 4Fe-4S dicluster domain-containing protein — protein sequence MQADEALAPESATGELTKTAVITSSALDDLLTSLAKDGFSVIGPTRRGDTIVLGEIGGTRDLPDGWIDHHAPGKYRLEHSETNRVFDCTIGAHAWKKYLFPARRRLWSASRNGSPASVEFQSEESDTPPYAFVGVRACDLAAIAIQDRVFMGGSHPDPVYSKRRNTAVIIAVNCTRAVDSCFCASMGTGPRATGGFDLALTEIPHKARTAFVVETGSPRGAELLSRIASRPADKKSLARARSLRQQAVDDQHRTLDPDATRQLLLESLNHPEWKTVDERCLSCGNCTMVCPTCFCSTVEDTTDLTGTAAERWQVWDSCFNPDHSYIHGGYVRKTTGSRYRQWITHKLATWKDQFGTSGCVGCGRCITWCPVAIDITEEVRAIDPNGRKVGPGRRK from the coding sequence ATGCAGGCGGACGAAGCGCTCGCGCCCGAATCGGCGACCGGTGAACTGACGAAGACGGCCGTCATCACGTCGTCCGCACTGGACGATCTCCTGACCTCACTCGCAAAAGACGGGTTCTCCGTCATTGGCCCGACGAGACGGGGCGATACGATTGTCCTGGGCGAGATCGGCGGCACCCGCGATCTGCCGGACGGGTGGATCGATCACCATGCACCCGGCAAGTATCGCCTTGAGCATTCAGAGACCAACAGGGTCTTCGATTGCACGATCGGGGCTCACGCGTGGAAGAAATATCTGTTTCCGGCACGACGCCGCCTCTGGTCTGCAAGTCGAAACGGTTCGCCCGCAAGCGTTGAATTCCAGAGTGAGGAATCCGACACGCCACCGTATGCCTTTGTGGGCGTCCGCGCCTGCGATCTCGCGGCCATCGCCATTCAAGACCGGGTCTTCATGGGTGGAAGCCACCCCGATCCGGTGTACTCAAAGCGGCGCAACACTGCTGTGATCATTGCCGTCAATTGTACCAGAGCCGTCGATAGCTGCTTCTGCGCATCCATGGGCACGGGTCCGCGCGCGACGGGCGGCTTCGACCTTGCCCTGACTGAAATCCCTCACAAGGCCCGAACGGCGTTCGTTGTTGAGACAGGCTCACCTCGCGGGGCGGAGCTTCTCTCTCGTATCGCGTCACGCCCGGCCGACAAGAAGAGCCTTGCCAGAGCCCGGTCACTTCGACAACAGGCCGTCGACGACCAGCATCGCACGCTCGACCCCGACGCCACGCGCCAGCTTCTGCTCGAGAGCCTGAATCATCCCGAGTGGAAGACCGTCGACGAGCGGTGCCTTTCCTGCGGCAACTGCACGATGGTGTGCCCCACATGCTTCTGCTCAACCGTAGAGGATACGACGGACCTGACGGGTACGGCCGCAGAAAGGTGGCAGGTGTGGGACTCGTGCTTCAACCCCGACCATTCCTACATCCACGGCGGATATGTACGAAAGACGACGGGGTCGAGATATCGCCAGTGGATCACTCACAAACTGGCCACGTGGAAGGACCAGTTCGGCACATCCGGATGCGTCGGATGTGGGCGCTGCATCACGTGGTGTCCCGTCGCGATCGATATCACGGAGGAGGTCCGCGCCATAGATCCGAACGGACGCAAAGTCGGCCCCGGCCGGCGCAAGTAA
- a CDS encoding lycopene cyclase domain-containing protein has product MTYFTFLVVVLLPPILVLGTMVYRVRGGLNLGSALRAVVFLVVIAVVYTTPWDNYLIYRGVWSYGEDRVLGVIGFVPVEEYGFMALQALMTGLITLWMYRGVDRTEAVSRPVYLAGLAVWIAVTVCGVWMLVSGADRWLYLGLILAWAGPVLAGTWWLGGRRFGTIGWRYVAACGIPSVYLWVWDAFAIGDGIWEISDWYTVGLEPGGLPIEEAMFFLLTNVLVVHGVLLFWKTSLYMKNP; this is encoded by the coding sequence ATGACCTACTTCACCTTCCTTGTCGTCGTACTGCTGCCTCCGATTCTTGTGTTGGGCACGATGGTGTACCGCGTTCGCGGCGGACTCAATCTCGGGAGCGCCCTGCGAGCCGTGGTGTTTCTCGTCGTGATTGCGGTGGTTTATACGACGCCGTGGGACAACTACTTGATATACCGCGGAGTGTGGTCGTACGGGGAGGACCGCGTGCTGGGCGTGATCGGCTTCGTGCCGGTCGAGGAGTACGGATTCATGGCGCTCCAGGCATTGATGACGGGGCTGATTACGCTTTGGATGTACCGCGGAGTGGATCGGACTGAGGCGGTGAGTCGGCCGGTGTATCTGGCTGGTCTGGCCGTGTGGATTGCGGTGACGGTGTGCGGTGTGTGGATGTTAGTTTCGGGCGCTGACCGCTGGCTGTATCTCGGGCTGATACTGGCGTGGGCTGGACCGGTGCTGGCGGGGACGTGGTGGCTGGGTGGGCGGCGCTTCGGCACGATCGGGTGGCGGTACGTGGCGGCGTGCGGAATACCGTCGGTCTACCTGTGGGTGTGGGATGCGTTCGCCATCGGTGACGGCATCTGGGAGATTTCGGATTGGTACACCGTGGGGCTGGAGCCGGGGGGGTTACCGATCGAGGAGGCGATGTTCTTTCTTCTGACGAATGTACTTGTAGTACACGGGGTGTTGCTGTTCTGGAAAACGAGTCTCTACATGAAGAACCCGTGA